TAGCCTCCACTAACAAATCTAATTTGAGTAAgccgctattattattattatatgatgaATGTTTATCATCTTTTGCGATGGCCGATTCTACAATATACCGTCCAAGTAAAGTGGAACAAAGAACATTAACTTTATCTTCCGGCCAGTTTGCCCAGTTATTGCAGACTTTAATGTGTTTTGTTCATCGTATCGAAGTCTGGCCCAATTTTTGATGATTGTGATGTCACTAGAGTAACGTTCGTCGGGTTACCACTACAATTTCAGTGCTTGTGGACTGGCTGCCATCTAATGTTTTATTATTCAGTCTTTCAGGCACCAGGCACTGAGTACTGGTTGATATGTCTGGGGCACTTAGCCTCTACTGCTTCCCTCTTCCCTCATTCTAGCAATAACTCTTCCTCTGAACGTCTTTGCTGGGACTtaatcctcttttctgcaacactgcaagctaatgatgtgttgactgcaacatgaaaggcctagagctatcattcaactccccccgtggttgttttgcattcttgaatgattattattattactattattattgttgttgttgttgttgcattaAAAACAAGCGTTAAACCAGTATGGCTCATACAAACATTTTGACAAAATCAAAATAAACTATGCAGTTATTGCTGACTATTATGTAACTTCAGGTAGATATCTCAAGAGGCCAAGTCTGACTCTCTTACAGATAGTGAGTCTGACCCCGGTTCAGAAACTGGCCCAAATGACCGGTTGGACCACCAAACCGGGATGGTACGTATGGATGGCGGGGCGAGTGGGTCTCCTGTGGGCGGCTGGGGGCGTGGTGCTGCCCCTGGGTGTGGTGATGACGCGGGCCATGTGGGTGGAGGCGGCTGGTTCAGGGTCAGGGATGCTGATGATGGGGAGTGGTAAAATGATGGAAGCTCTGGTGCTGTCATCCCccgcccaccacccactcctcaccaacctcgcTCACCAACTGGTGGGTATACCATCCATTACGAATGTCATTATATAAGGTCTACGACACCCCGGCAACAACCATTACGAATGTCACTATATAAGGTCTTCAACACCGATAATAACCATTGCGAATGTCATTATATAAGGTCTGCAATACTGACAACAACCATTACGAATGACTGTCATATTATATACGATCAGCACCACCGACAACTTGGTGAGcgagagacatgtgcaacactgggaaTTACTACTGACGAACATTAAAGATTGTTAGTgttgcacacttgtcttactcatcgTTATGAATGACTAGtggaatcgtaataacacgactgtaaacaaCTCACCGAAGGACGGGTTTGATCCTGTAGCAAGCCACTCCTAAAGCTAGCAGGCCACAAATGCAGGGTTTTACAAACTTCTCTTACTTCAGCATGGCTGTGGCGTGCTCTAGCTCAGGTCCCAGTTAGATGGACCAATCTTATTTAAGCCGGATTAGTACAGTGGATAGCGCACTTGCTTACAGATTTTAGAACTTGAGTGCAGCGGATTCTAACACTAAGTTCAGTGATTTATTCCTATCAATAACCTCATCGTGTTTTGgttaaagtattattattattattattattattattattattattattattattattattattcgccgAAGGTGTACCTTGCACTTTTTTTACACATTAATTATACAGGTTTAGAGCTGTTATGCTACTTCagatcatttcaaagcccagctcaATCTTAGGTATACTACTAcctccaggatgtcacccacaacaatcgactaacatccatgtacctacttattgcttggtcaccaggggcagcaggtgtacaaAGGCATGCCCAACGTGTTCCCCCCGTGCCGGGGAACGAACAAAGGATCTTGCAAGCTTCTCCAAAGGTTTCCCTGTGGTAACTTAAGAACGTTTATTCTGATCTGTTACAGACTTTTATCAATGGCTGTGTAGGTGCTGTGTAGGTGCTGTGTAGGTGCCAGTTTGTTAGTGTTATTCACGCAAATAACGCACCGGTTACTGTGCAATAACTTGAGAGGGCCTTTCTATCTTGTTTTACACCTATTCCGGCGTATCCTATTTAGAAGACTATACTAATTAGTACTAGATTGCGTAGGTGCCAATTTGCACAATTCGTTGAAAGAATATAATTTTTTCCCGtgccataagtaagtttattcaggtatacacaaatacggttacatagattatcatacatagcagcatatgtgtagagaacctgggataacccaaaaaaagttatTATATTAATGGTTATTTAATACCATAACTACTGATGGATTTAAATACTGAAATTTTGATGCCTAATAAAAAAAGGAGTGTTATTATATACGAAgtttaattacaaaaaaaaatggaTGGTATTTTTATTTTCTGTGTGATAGTGAGATCACTTCTGATCGACATTGCTCTTTTAGCGCTGATGCATTTTCCTTAAACAAAGTTCAGTGTTAGTGAACTGTGTAAATCCCAATTTGTCAAATTTATTCAACACGGTATCTCGCCTACCTGGTGGTTAGCCTGATACCTGGAGATGCTTATATATCCTGttcatcagcttgtcggtatcaCATACCATGTAATGATATAAATAAATGTATTAAGGAGAAAGTTATGTTAACTGAACAGAAAATCAGTAATAGTGGAGGTGGCGGAATTAGTCTATACACCACAGAACCAAGGTTTTGCTTTAGTGTCAACATCGCTTGTTTATACTGTtttaaattatagtaaaaataaaTGACGCTCGCTTAGGAGAATGAGTTGGGATCAGAGTAGATTGGTAGAGGCTCGATTCTCCGTTCGCTACCCGCTGgccgatctctctctctctctctctctctctctctctctctctctctctctctccagccacGCTGATGCTAAGTGAGAAGGAATGTTTTACATTTAAAACACGAGGCGGTGTTGTCTTAACTGATTGCACTGTGCCGGCGTGCAGAGCAGCTGTACACCCGTGCTTGGTTGAGTGGTCCAGCCACTCAGATCTTGCTTTGGAAGGTCGCACTTCATTATAAAGTAGCACGATGCATTTACTAGTCTGTTGACGTGGGAATCTAGACTACGTAATAAAATATTCTCACAGCAAAATGAACATGTGAAATGCACCACTGTGCCTCATGCAGATCTCAGATGATATTACATGTTTTTGATATTTTAACACAGGATACTCTGGTTTTTGTTTTATGTCGATGAAGCTGTGCAGGCGATGCCTCTCTAATATAGATACCAAGTTTCTGCACCTTCATATAACCGCTGTAATGAATTGTTTCGCCAGTCAGCAGCTTTATCatcttcgtaataaagatacccagatgttgcacatgtattatTCATCATTCTGTCGGTATTGTCTACCATTATTGCTGTCATACCCATATGTTACGcatatgtctaattcatcatcttgtttTTCTACTGTTTACTGTTTGTTTTCTAACTTTTCTAATGCTTTCTGCATTTTTTCTATTTGCTTTCTACTTTTTCTGCGTATTTTTTACTATTTTATTGGTAGAATATACCGATAAGTATGTTAATAAGACACAATATGCTGTTTACAGTATATTATTGAGACATTTCGTCCACCAGGGACCTTAttaattgactcacgaaatcgtaataacacgattagtAAAAACAGAACATATGTATAGTAGTGAGACGTGAGGTACAGAGACGGACTGGTGATGTCACCTTTAGTAATGCTGATAGCCAAAGTGGAAACTACTTTGAAGTTCAAAATTAGGTGCGTCAGTAGGCCGACTTCAGTACTTTTCCATAAAGTTTTATGAGATAGCAGTGTCATAACCGATGAGAAAATGTTTGGTCATTGTTCCAGAAATTGGGAATGAACCTGAGTTCTGTGTGATAGTGTTAATTGTGGTAATCAAAGCACATTCAAATCAAAGTCTGGTCCGTCTACTTCTTTGCATTAGTTTAACCCTGGGGAAATTCATCAGGAGGTTTTTCTGTGTGGCGGTGAATAGTACAAGCGCTGTGGAATAAGACACTGTAatgaatgtcctgaactgtatagaagtgtctttttccacatcttgatGGTATCACTATACCATTTTTCAGTACCAGCAAGCACTGTTCATGCCATCCCTCTGGCAGGTATTTCTGTTTGCTGATCCTCGTGTTCAGGTCCCAGAAGCTTCCCCTAAGTAAAACTTGTCACAACCTCTGCAAGGTATgacgtagatgaatggttcagagaaccgacatgttgataaattagacacatgtgcaactcttgggtatctttattgtggaaacgtttcgccacacagtggcttcatcagtccatacaaaggagaatcttgaagaacaggaggagaatgaggtaatcagtccctcaaccttgagtcgatgtggccagtccatcaatcttgaatagaatacggcatacgtgctgagaaggcgcttataaaccgttggcaggagaggtgcagaagtcataggtcgtgtaacatttgttcaatgttgaagtaggtcgtgcccaagaattaggcaagcgaagaattcccaagtattaagatcccaagaagttgcagtgtctgacaggtttgtatggactgatgaagccactgtgtggcgaaacgtttcctcaataaagatacccaagagttgcacatgtgtctaatttatcaacatgtcggttctctgaaccattcatctacaaacctgtcagacactgcaacttcttgggatcttaatacttgggaattcttcgcttgcctaattcttgggtacgacctacttcaacattgaacaaatgttacacgacctatgacttctgcacctctcctgccaacggtttataagctccttctcagcacgtatgccgtattctagtcaagattgatggactgaccacatcgactcaaggttgagggactgattacctcattctcctcctgttcttcaagattctcctttgtatggactgatgaagccaatgtgtggcgaaacgtttcctcaataaagatacccaagagttgcacatgtgtctaatttatcaaggtatGACGTACTGTAGATGCCGGCAGTGGTGGTTTTAGATGCTGTTTCTTATTTTTTAATTAAGTCCCTTATTGTGCTGGCGACCCTGATGTTGGTTTTGGGTAAAGATTTTGAGAAGTTATCATTTATGATGTTGACAAGTAGAACTGTGTATTTGCTGCAGTTGGAATCTTGAGTGGCTCTATGTACACTAGTATCATCTCTTGTTTTTTGCGGTCAGTGATGAAGTAATGTGGATAGCATAGTTCAGGGAAGGTATCATTAATATAGTCGCACTCTTCATCTAGGAATGTGGGTGATGAACAAAGTGTGCGACTATTATTGATTTCTTGATAAGGGCTCAAAGGATTTGTTTTCTTTTTACTTATCTCCGTGAGAACTGACAAAGTCCCAAGTGAACGAAATACGTTCTAGATAAAAATCCATAAACCGCGTACTATCTTAAAAATATAATATTTTCTGCTCTTCTGAGTAACGTCATTGTTCCTCCCAGATAAAAGGATAATCTCTCTGTCAACATTTAGATAAAAACTCTTCATGCTTCACGCAGCTCATTGTCCATATCCTGACGTCAGCATCCTGTGACAGACAAGCACTGTTTACAATAGGAATCCATTGAGGAGATAACATTTTAAACCTGACCTCATTCATTCTTGCCCTTCAGGTCGACATCGACGACGTGCTCGCTAGCCAGGACCAGATACTCACAAAGACAGTTCAAAAAACGTGTGGGGAAGATCTGAGCCTCTTGTTAGAAGGAAACTGTCGCTCATTCACCATCCTCCCACCTAGTGCTGTATTCGACATGCATTTCGCCCAGGACACGCAAACAGCCAAGGTCAGTGCCTGATGGAGGAAGGGAAATCCTGGGATGACACGCTCATTGCCCAGGTAAGCAAGCACTAGTACTGAGGTAGGGAAAACATTGGATAACAACCCGCCTCGCCCAGGTAAGCACCAGTGCTGAGGGAGGTAGAGAAACCCTCATTCATTTGCGTCTTTATAGTCTTACCAGTTTCCTTACAGATCTGGATAATGGCACAAGCTAACCCACGAGTAGGTAACCCGCAGGCAAACACGTGATGATGAGGTTCTAGAGTGTACAAGCTAACACACGTATAGATAACAAGAATATAGATCATACAAGCTACCTACATGTAGATAACAATGTTATAGATGTTACAAGTAACCTCATGTGTGGAGAATGAAACAGCGTGAAGGGATGCCAAGTATATTCCTCAAGAATGGCAGTCAGACAGTTGGTACAGGAAAACCTTTATTATAACTCCGTTTCTGGCTTGATACAGCTCACACCAGAGCGAAACACAGCCTATTATAAAAGTTTGTTCTGAACCTAGTCTCTTCCCACCAACGAAACAAAAGGTAACAAAAGTATTATATGACTCGCTAAATTGTAAAAAATACGATTCTAAACAACTCCCAGAACGGCTGAGGTTCGGACCGCACAACTGAGTCTTTCCTCACCAGGCTGCTGAAGAGGACGTCAGCTGGGGAAGAGAATATAAAACTGATATCCTGGCAAAGGAAGACAGTATATCAgactggaaatctttattgacatAACGTGTGATTTGGAATTTAAGCTTTTCCAAGTCTTGAAAAGTTGGATCTCCAAGCGGAATGTTGTCTTAGTACAGGTTTCCATTCTGTCTTAACTTAATGTCAGTATATGAAGACATATATGTAGGATGACAAATGAAGAGCTAATCTAAAATTCTGTTTCATTATTTACAAGTTGGTTACATTGTACCAGAAACAAGTGCCGTATAATACGATCcttttatgacaacgtttcgcccagacaATAGTTCACTTAACTTGGAGTCTTTGTCATTAAAGAATCGCATTATGCTGCATCTGTGTGTTACCATCGTGTTGGTATTTCAAACCATTTCCATCTACCATAGATCACTGTTAGTACAACATTCCTTTAAGGATATAGATATTTAGTGACCACTAGTCATGTAAGTCATATTGTTAAACCCACATCAGGTGAAAATTTCCCACTTCTGGAGATAATCAAAATACTACTGCCATCTATTTAAgtacaaaatatatataatacGACTTCAAAACAATTTTTCCAAAAGCCATTTTGTATAATAATTATTCCTCAAAATTTATGTTTTCATAATCATGGAAAATCATGAAATGAAGATATTTTCCTTGTAACTTACTGAGTTTTTCCCCAGCGAGGCAACACTCAGGAGCTGATGTTTATAAGCACCTAATTAATGATTTACGCTTTAAAATTGCATACAAAAAACATCAGGTGCAGAACAGTAAGTGGTTGTTTACAGCGTGTAGTGCTAATTATATTTCCAGAGCCAGTATTTATTATACAAAAATTATTGACATACTGTACAATAATAATGCTTCTCATTAAATATAATTTACTATAATATGTCAAACTAAATTTAATTGCGCAGTTAACTGAAACGATAATAGCGAAAATAAATCTCTAAATATTGCTGATTTCCCTTCATTAGTTCTTAATATTTTCAACATTATTCTAAAGCACTTATGCCTTGATCTGTATTGAGGCGCCTTGATTCTAAAATGAATTCGAGTTATCCTTTCCCTTTTCAGATCAAACCTAatttcctctccccccccctcaccctcTTGGGTTTAGTTGTTCCAGAAGAACGTAATAGTTATCCTATACTGCTTATAATAAACTAAAATAAAtcgcaaaaaggcacaataccgtgactggaacatttataaagtcacataaacgttagtgtgactttgtaaatggtccaagtctgaccgaaacgtcgtcgtcagctcAGTGTCTCACGGCTGCGTGTCCTCTGCTGGAATTCTACATCAAAGATAAATTTTCTTTCAAAAACTGTCCATAAAAGAGGTTCTCCCATATTATTCCCTTATTTAAACTTGTTAACTCGTTCAAACCTACAGGAATACAAATTTATTTTGCCGAACTGTACTGAATTGTAAAGTTTTTTTTCTCCAGGCATGAATGGAAGTGCGTACTTTAGTCAGTTTGATGCCAGTGTTATCAAGGAGCCCCTAGCGTTAGCTAAGATAACACTGTGTCAAGCTCACCATTTATGAGGGTGTCAGTTCTTTTTTTGAGTAAGTCAACCTATGTGTGTATCTCTCCCATACAGACACCTCCTGAGGCAGCCTCTGTTAATGGTTCCGCCGTTCTTCTGCGATACACGGGCGAGCTTCACCACCTCGAGAACCAGAACAAGATGATCCACCTTTTCCAGTCCTACCAACTGGAAAATTATTGTCCCAAAACGAGTGAAGAGCTGAAAAGGatgtaccacgaccaccacctgtAAATGCAACGCCACCATTTATAGACGTGCACCACCACTGTAGACACAACATCGCCATCTATAGACGTGCGCCATTGTAGCCTCAATACCACCATCTACAGGCGTGTACCACCTGTAGACGCAACACCATCTATAGACGTATACCACTACCTGTAGGCACAACACCATCTATAAacttgcaccaccacctgtaAATGCTCTGTTACCACCTGTCGATACACCAACTCACTCCCGTAGACGCGTTATAAAACCACACTGCTAAGATGCGGAGGTGTCATGTTTTGTGAGTCCATCTACTGAGAAGAATTATAAACTAGTATCACGGAGGTTATCGTCTCTGTGTGTCGTCAAGGAGATGAGTTTGATGGCTCTTCAGTGGGCATTCCTTGACGCCGGTGGAGGGGGTTTAATTTAGTGAAACAGTGTTATCCTCCCCATCCTTGGATCGAGCTGAATGTCCCCTGCAGTTGTACCGTTTTTCTTCACTATGATTATATGAACTCTAGCTCTTGGAGCCGCCTCTGTATTTTCAGCTTACTAACGTAGTCTGTCTTGATCTCATCTAGCTCAGGCTTTTTCAAGTTCTGAAATGTTTTAATCTTTATTATGTCGTTCTTCAGTCGCTCTTATGCCTTATTTATCCACGTTGTAATATgtggataaataagacacatgttgcctACACGgcaggattcttcagtcgaatataggtGAATAtatcactggagacagtagacgTAGTAGTGTAACGTAGTCAGTACCTCAAGTGTTGCataggtgtcttattcatctaagttgctttgtgtgtgttttattgtaCAAGTTTGTatagaagtagagagagagagagagagagagagagagagagagagagagagagagagagagagagagagagagagagagagagagagaataaaataaGAGGGTTTAGTATGAATTCATGAGATGTGGGTGAGAGATGAACACCAGGGTGGTAAACAAGGAAGTTGGACCTTATAACTACACTGAGGGGGTCGGAAACAGAACCTAACTGAAAATGTAAACTAATGTACTAGAAACCTGAGTGGAAAAATTAAAGAGGAGGTCGAGAGTGTTTCCTCAAGCTCACCGAGCTGTGTACTAACCCCAACACTACGAGCTACACTCTGTGCTCTCACATATTAAATATTATTCTGCATtgttttaacacaccggccgtcttaCACTGAGGTAATGACCCGAAAATAAATGAGGAAACACTTTCTTGATGACCAGATTTGATCGTGAAGACCACGCCAGATCTGAGCGTGAAGACCACGCCAGATCTGAGCGTGAAGACCACGCCAGATCTGATCAAAATGATTCCTCCAAGCTCCTCATCACAGTTAACCATCAGAGCTAATGACACCAAACTTGGTCTTCTGTGCAGGATACTTTAATTTCAAAACTATATAAAAAAAGAACGTTTTCTGGCAATTGTGTTCCTTTATAAAACTGACGTATAGTCATTTATCAGGATCAATGTGATTCTTGGCATTGTCATCAGGAAAATTCTCAGCTTTCCTCTATCTGAGAAAATGGGAATTTCTGCTTCATCAGAAATTACGCATTGCTGCTTCATTAGGAAAATACGCAGTGCTGCTCTATCAGGAAAATAATTGGTGCTCTTCCTGTCAGCAAAGACGCAGTTCTACTATATAATGAAAATGCACCGTGTTGCTCTGTTAGAAAGCTCGTATTGCTGCtttatcagaaaaaaaaaaactgtatgaTTTGCAGACTACAACGAATGTGATTTTTGTTGATCTCTCGATTTGAATTATTCGAAGATGTGTACCGTACTGTCAACCAGACAAGCAGAGAGGTTAGTCACAAGCAGCACTAGTGGACTGCTCAGGTATTCTTTGTATATACGATATATGAAACCAGTTTTAAGAAAGCTTCTCCGCTGCATCCTACTGACTTTCACCAGTccgaatttttttttcatattttgtgTGGGAAACAGTGCTAGGTGTGGCTCCATGTCATGCTGATGATGGCTGACAAGACCAGGGTAGTGGGAGTCAGCAGGTACAAGCTCCCGGCTGACAATAGCAAGTCTCCTGTCGTCCATTTTTTTGGCTGCTGCTTTTCTCACTGGAATCTGCATGTAATTCTTTGCATTCTACATTAGGGTTTCCTTGTGTTTTGCGTTTTTAATTCTTGCTAGTTTTCAAGCAGAAATAACATCAGGCCTCTAACACGTTCAACAAGTGTGTGACAACTCTGGCGCACTTTCTACAGTTGACTTCAGCAGCAGTTTAACAACACGATACGCAAAAGTCacagcaccgtggctggaacatttcagAAATATCCCACATAAACTGCATTTCATTAGCAGTGTTATGGAAAAATACCTGGATAATTTCGATGGTATTGTACTAACAGAAACTTCAAGGGCGAagaactcttgatccaaagaattggacctACCCTCCCCTTTAGTGAATTGAATTTGATCACCTTCCTTTCCTGATGACGCTCCCCGTGCAATAAACTGCGCAAGTAGAATGTCCAATGTCGAGTCTTTTGCCAAGTCCCTTTCAGAGACATGTTTTCACATATAAACAAATGCTTGACAATTTTCATAATGATACTGCAATGCAATATATACAAATCCAAGGTCGGAATCTCTGGGGAGAAGCGGCTGGTTTACCCCTTCAATTCTGAAGCAAATAACATACGTAAATTACATCATAAAACATTAATGGTGATGTTGAATGTTTTAAATAGTGGTATCAGGCTATTTATAAATTACATCTATAGACCAAATACCTAAGTTATTGTGAACTGATAGCTACTTTTAGGTATTTCCTGATCAGTGAATTTGTTTAGACTGTAAATCTGGAATCCCCATCAGCACAATGAatgaggcagtgtatgtgtgtatagtaATAGGTGTTAGGGCAAtgtgtgtatacagtggtaggtaggaaggctgtgtgtgtgtgtgtgtgtgtgtgtgtgtgtgtgtgtttgtgtgtataatgATAAATAGCAAGACAGTGTACGAGTATATGTACAGTTGTAGGTGTTAAGGCAGTGTgtgccccaatggaaataagtcactctgtctgacatttttgggttatcctaggtactttacacatatgctgttatgtatgataatccatgtaaccgtatttgtgtatacctgaataaacttactggatGTACACACATAGGTGGAAAGACACTACCTTCTTTTTCATTAGTTATTCAGTATTAATCAGCATCGCTTCGTCTCGATCTGCATCCTTCAAACTGCTGtcttgattcacgaaatcgtaatgacacgattgcaaacaaaccataccacgggcggggatagaacccgcgatcagagagtctcaaaactccagaccgtcgcgttagccactgtggCCAACGCGACGGTCtgtagttttgagactgatcacgggttctattcCCAACAACTATATTTGTCCTTCCATCACATCTAATTACCTTACATttccaggtgctgcatgactaCGCGTTTATCGCtttaccataataataataataataataataataatctatatttgCGTGATATACTAGAAGAGATATGCTAACATCAGTGTGTGATAAATATAACTTCAGGGTTGCTAAAAACATCAAGAGTCTTAAGCAATGTCGCTTAATTACCTGTTGGAGAGGCAGTCATTGTCACTCTGCCACAACTGTCGGCcagaatttttattattacaggCATTGGGAAGCGCTTAACCTGAAATAGCCATGCAGCGCACGAAAAAAAAAGGTTATGTTCGATCAGTGGAAGGAAGATTACCTCCAGTATTTAGATTGAAGATGTGTTCACCATCCATTGGAGGATGTCGATGACAAGTGGTGTCAGATTGTACCAATAGTCCATCACCTTTTGATGGACTGTCCTCATTTGCATTGAGGATGTGGACTTTGTGAACAGTGTCCGTCCTGTTTGGAAGTCCCAATTCACTTGACTGGGTAGTTACAATGGTATATCTCCTTAGACGAGGGCGAGGAGTCAATTCCCGGAAAAGGATCAAGGACCCTTTGTTTCGCCCAACTACATAATTAACAGCTTAAAAGGTTGCACAGCTGTGTGCAAGACGGTTGTCAACTATTTTATGAAGTGAAACTATACGCTTTTGACCCCCGAAATTAGTAGTGCCCTACTGTGTGAAACTGCAACAACAGCCAACAAATTGTGATAAAAATACTTAGGAAAAACAACAGAACCTGCAGAGAGGTACATGACGCTTCGTTCACGTGTAATGAACTTTGTGAAGTGAATCTGCAGAGCTGTATAACccttctgggtttagcgcttagttttgattatattaATGTGAAGTAAACCTAAGAAATTTAAAGCATGCTCttggggaggaaggtacagtggtTCATCAAGCGCAGAAGAGCCAGTAATCCTGCAGAGCTCGGCTACCCGAGAATGTCGATACGAAGATTGAATTGTACAAGTTTGTTAGCCTTCTTGAATATGACGTGAGAGAAGGATAAAGCTAAAAATGACAGCCCTTGTGCTCTGAGGTGCAGTGTCTGTCGTAATAATTAGACTTGTTTCTAAAAACTCTCTGGTTGAATGATTCTCTTCAACTATGTGGTGTTCAGCCCTTTCCTAGTCAAATAAATGTAAGACATTGTTTCTGTGCACCATTCCTCAATGTATGCTTTATCGAAGCCTTACAAGAGATGATATATAAATCCGCGGAATATTGGTCTCTGTTGTT
The Cherax quadricarinatus isolate ZL_2023a chromosome 27, ASM3850222v1, whole genome shotgun sequence genome window above contains:
- the LOC128691004 gene encoding uncharacterized protein, with the protein product MFIRPRPSLAWVGFLLLAGSWYRIAVMMVIFGFATLSIVQQGRLTLTLQYFKPVPFPPPMMFLPPPSHGYMTALDACSIEAATITDAKGGMIHSLDKYYEESSNKQVGVSGLEGRRVYVYLWGNSVGPSDVWGKWVSRLPHVHLGFLDLPKIVSLTPVQKLAQMTGWTTKPGWYVWMAGRVGLLWAAGGVVLPLGVVMTRAMWVEAAGSGSGMLMMGSGKMMEALVLSSPAHHPLLTNLAHQLVDIDDVLASQDQILTKTVQKTCGEDLSLLLEGNCRSFTILPPSAVFDMHFAQDTQTAKTPPEAASVNGSAVLLRYTGELHHLENQNKMIHLFQSYQLENYCPKTSEELKRMYHDHHL